The Spiroplasma clarkii genome has a window encoding:
- the rpsU gene encoding 30S ribosomal protein S21, whose protein sequence is MASVVIRDGEPIEKALKRFQKVAASSKAEARKREYHLSKKEKRIYKQKQNRKFG, encoded by the coding sequence ATGGCAAGTGTTGTAATACGTGATGGAGAACCTATTGAAAAGGCTCTTAAACGTTTTCAAAAAGTAGCGGCATCATCAAAAGCTGAAGCAAGAAAACGTGAATATCACCTTAGCAAAAAAGAAAAAAGAATTTACAAACAAAAACAAAATAGAAAATTCGGCTAG
- a CDS encoding PTS transporter subunit EIIC, whose amino-acid sequence MNKSLLSIADFELSAYTKNSSKTFFKKLSQSFGFVIVLMPIFGLFLVVANIIDLNQTGTMVAKYFKDIGNLLFSNIGMWFALAIVIGFANNKGVAIYGTIIFYLIFTITNSALIQVDITTTKFNILFWKDLQLAIFTTKAFGFTTFNSGVFGGLVCGTIMILVYNHLKNTKLPRGLEFFGGERFVLIIIPLFAVALAICFAIVWPLLGKGLLAIGEVVAKSPQGLDAFIFRMVQRMFIPFGTGMLWQAPIWYTNIGGSIVGLEGPLLATYLQRLAYNGEIDFSQAAYNYFYNLNISNLDSFLESVNKATEGYLFEYATKITSWVEGAKVSDVFNAVGDQFLALKVLNTSGGLLIQDLWTLNIRASRFVAPGFSNSIFVLPTMATIMYFRIPKAERKNHLGMFINATLTTMLLGVTEPIELLFCYTAPVFFFLIYSPLNGLIGLFTSIFEIKAGTAFSTGLIDFTFSGIIPWFTGNDTRFYLVPIIGVVAAGLLGVIAYFWFRKINFSPIKLNLNNQAQLKANISEMTEWFGKYKNISSIKLNHELLEVELKKPININDFNKWFDNIESQKNNQYCFKIKADQKIIVETFFESIMSKKKILEVKQNDLKIYKADKKIYLKHKHQISLANFKKIFKIRNDAKKM is encoded by the coding sequence ATGAACAAGTCATTACTATCGATCGCAGATTTTGAATTATCTGCATATACAAAGAACAGTAGTAAAACTTTTTTTAAAAAATTATCTCAGAGTTTTGGTTTTGTAATTGTTTTAATGCCAATCTTTGGGCTATTTTTAGTTGTAGCAAATATTATTGATCTTAATCAAACAGGGACAATGGTTGCAAAATATTTTAAAGATATTGGTAATTTATTATTCTCAAATATTGGAATGTGATTTGCTTTGGCAATTGTAATTGGTTTTGCCAACAATAAGGGAGTTGCTATTTATGGAACAATTATTTTTTATTTAATTTTTACAATTACAAATTCAGCTTTGATCCAAGTAGACATCACAACAACAAAATTTAATATTTTATTTTGAAAAGATTTACAGTTAGCTATTTTTACAACCAAAGCTTTTGGTTTTACTACTTTTAACTCAGGAGTTTTTGGTGGATTAGTTTGTGGGACAATTATGATTTTAGTTTATAATCATTTAAAAAATACTAAACTTCCTCGTGGTTTAGAATTTTTTGGTGGAGAAAGATTTGTATTAATTATTATTCCTCTTTTTGCTGTTGCATTAGCAATTTGTTTCGCAATCGTTTGACCACTATTAGGAAAAGGGTTACTAGCAATTGGAGAGGTAGTTGCAAAATCACCTCAAGGTTTAGATGCTTTTATTTTTAGAATGGTACAAAGAATGTTTATTCCTTTTGGAACTGGAATGTTGTGACAGGCACCAATTTGATACACAAACATTGGTGGAAGTATTGTTGGTCTAGAGGGACCATTATTGGCCACTTACTTGCAAAGATTAGCTTACAATGGTGAGATCGATTTTTCCCAAGCAGCTTATAATTATTTTTACAATCTTAATATTTCAAATCTTGATAGTTTTTTAGAAAGTGTTAACAAAGCAACTGAAGGTTACTTATTTGAATATGCTACAAAAATTACTTCATGAGTTGAAGGTGCAAAAGTATCAGATGTTTTTAATGCAGTTGGAGATCAATTTTTAGCTCTTAAAGTTTTAAACACAAGTGGTGGTTTATTAATCCAAGATTTATGAACATTAAATATTCGTGCCTCAAGATTTGTAGCGCCAGGGTTTTCAAATTCAATATTTGTTTTACCAACCATGGCAACAATTATGTACTTTAGAATTCCTAAAGCTGAGCGAAAAAATCACCTAGGAATGTTTATCAATGCAACACTTACTACAATGTTACTTGGTGTTACTGAACCAATTGAATTATTATTTTGTTATACTGCACCCGTATTTTTCTTTTTAATTTATAGTCCATTAAATGGTTTGATAGGATTGTTCACTTCAATATTTGAAATTAAGGCTGGAACTGCTTTTTCGACAGGTCTAATTGATTTTACTTTTAGCGGAATTATTCCATGGTTTACTGGTAATGATACAAGATTTTACTTAGTACCCATAATTGGGGTAGTTGCTGCAGGACTTTTAGGAGTTATTGCATATTTTTGATTTAGAAAAATTAATTTTTCACCAATTAAACTTAATTTAAATAATCAAGCACAATTAAAAGCAAACATTTCTGAAATGACAGAATGATTTGGTAAATATAAAAATATCAGTTCTATTAAATTAAATCATGAATTATTAGAAGTAGAATTAAAAAAACCAATTAATATTAATGATTTCAATAAATGATTTGATAATATTGAAAGTCAAAAAAATAATCAGTATTGTTTTAAAATTAAAGCTGACCAAAAAATAATTGTTGAAACTTTTTTTGAATCAATTATGTCCAAGAAAAAAATTCTTGAGGTGAAACAAAATGATTTAAAAATTTATAAGGCTGATAAAAAAATTTATCTGAAACATAAGCATCAAATTTCATTAGCGAATTTTAAAAAAATATTTAAGATAAGAAATGATGCAAAAAAAATGTAA
- the coaBC gene encoding bifunctional phosphopantothenoylcysteine decarboxylase/phosphopantothenate--cysteine ligase CoaBC, with amino-acid sequence MKNINLIITAGIAASKALALYELLAKKYNIRLVLTKNAAKFVDKTGLEIYDEIFDQEFYSDNHTFGDHLQLAFTTDLNIVYPATYNYVGKIAAGISDDMPSLLFAASKAPCFLFPSMNFNMYENPIFKKNQEILNQLNNFHWFEAKVGKMASGHIGIGRAWEPNEVVEIVDQHFLKFKKFSELKLLLNLGKTRSWIDAVRYITNASTGKMGLAIRDQASFHFQKVTTVFGDNDFNLVANENNFYAQTNEAMLIEMKKHFEKADVVICSAALYDFEVTEKENKKIEKRSITNADLQLNLKAAVDVLYELGKIKTHQFLVGFSLANDFDLDKAWTKIKEKNLDMLVVNLTSAIASHNNKIKILLAKNKSVIDFPVSQKNQVALEILKAIHDNM; translated from the coding sequence ATGAAAAACATTAATTTGATAATTACTGCTGGGATTGCAGCCTCAAAAGCATTAGCATTATATGAGTTATTGGCAAAAAAATATAATATTAGATTAGTTTTAACAAAAAATGCTGCAAAATTTGTTGATAAAACTGGGTTAGAAATCTATGATGAAATTTTTGATCAAGAATTTTATTCAGATAATCACACTTTTGGAGACCACCTACAACTGGCCTTCACAACTGATTTAAATATTGTTTATCCTGCAACCTACAATTATGTTGGAAAGATAGCTGCTGGGATTAGTGATGATATGCCTTCATTGCTTTTTGCTGCTAGCAAGGCTCCTTGCTTTTTATTTCCTAGTATGAATTTTAACATGTATGAAAATCCGATCTTTAAAAAAAACCAAGAAATTCTAAATCAATTAAATAATTTTCATTGATTTGAAGCAAAAGTTGGTAAAATGGCAAGTGGCCATATTGGAATTGGACGAGCATGAGAACCAAATGAAGTTGTAGAAATTGTTGACCAACATTTTTTAAAATTTAAAAAATTTAGTGAATTAAAGCTGCTTTTAAATTTAGGTAAAACTAGAAGTTGAATTGATGCAGTTCGTTATATTACAAATGCAAGTACAGGCAAAATGGGTTTAGCAATTCGAGATCAAGCAAGTTTTCATTTTCAAAAAGTAACTACAGTTTTTGGTGATAATGATTTCAATCTTGTGGCTAATGAAAATAACTTTTATGCTCAAACAAATGAGGCAATGTTGATTGAAATGAAAAAGCATTTTGAAAAAGCAGATGTTGTAATTTGTTCAGCTGCACTTTATGATTTTGAAGTTACTGAAAAAGAAAATAAAAAAATTGAGAAACGCAGTATTACTAATGCAGATCTACAACTTAATTTAAAAGCAGCTGTTGATGTTTTATATGAGCTTGGAAAAATTAAAACTCATCAATTCTTAGTTGGGTTTAGTTTGGCAAATGATTTTGATTTAGATAAAGCTTGAACAAAAATCAAAGAAAAAAATTTAGATATGTTAGTTGTAAATTTAACTTCAGCAATTGCTTCTCACAATAATAAAATTAAAATACTATTAGCAAAAAATAAATCAGTAATTGATTTCCCTGTATCACAAAAAAATCAAGTTGCACTTGAAATTTTAAAAGCTATACATGACAATATGTAA
- a CDS encoding Holliday junction DNA helicase RuvB C-terminal domain-containing protein has product MEVVVSGKTSLAYLIAYELSKKIYILNGTALQKPSDIISPLTSIKEGEIIFIDEVHAVSKEVLEVLYPVLEDNKINLIIGKEYNAKIINVNLPQFTLIVATTEINKLTAPFINRFPINFIFASYSIPEISKILAIQSQKMNLNLDAQLFEFLATHCKNNPRIAVNLLKRVHDFLIIEKPVSLNLEYLKTVLRRLDIYKYGLSSLDLAYLKILKENQSLGLESLKQILNLQYGYILNSIEPNLLVNGLIIKTQKGRQITDRGVLLLEEFNDKSQTY; this is encoded by the coding sequence ATGGAGGTAGTGGTCTCAGGAAAAACTTCACTGGCATACCTAATTGCTTATGAGTTAAGTAAAAAAATCTATATTCTTAATGGAACTGCCTTACAAAAACCGAGTGACATAATTTCTCCTCTAACATCAATTAAAGAAGGAGAAATCATTTTTATTGATGAGGTTCATGCAGTTTCAAAAGAAGTTTTAGAAGTTCTGTATCCTGTTTTAGAAGACAATAAGATCAATCTAATTATTGGCAAAGAGTACAATGCAAAAATTATTAATGTTAATCTGCCTCAATTTACTCTAATTGTTGCAACTACTGAAATTAACAAATTAACTGCACCCTTTATTAATCGGTTTCCAATTAATTTTATTTTTGCCAGTTATTCAATTCCTGAAATTAGTAAAATTTTAGCAATTCAAAGTCAAAAAATGAACCTGAATTTAGATGCTCAACTCTTTGAGTTTCTTGCAACTCACTGCAAAAATAATCCTAGAATTGCAGTTAATCTATTAAAAAGGGTTCATGACTTTTTAATTATTGAAAAACCAGTTTCACTGAATTTAGAGTACTTAAAGACTGTTTTAAGACGTTTAGATATTTATAAATATGGTCTTTCATCACTGGATTTAGCTTACTTAAAAATCTTAAAAGAAAATCAATCTTTGGGTCTTGAATCACTTAAACAAATTTTAAATCTGCAATATGGGTATATCCTAAATAGTATTGAACCCAACTTATTAGTTAATGGGTTAATCATCAAGACTCAAAAGGGGAGACAAATTACCGATAGGGGAGTTCTCCTCTTAGAAGAGTTTAATGATAAATCTCAAACTTACTAG